The Triticum aestivum cultivar Chinese Spring chromosome 5A, IWGSC CS RefSeq v2.1, whole genome shotgun sequence genomic sequence cagGATTTTCTTACCTTATTTTTTTAGTTTTGAGCGCCTAGAATAAGATTAGTGATCTGCGAGAGGTTCTAACACTTACTGCAAAAGATAACTTTACATGACCATGATTCCATACCATTTGCTGAACTAGTAACAAGTTCTGTTCGATTTTTGGTGTGCTAATCAGCATGCCAGACTCATCAACTTTAGTCTGAACTTCCTTGTCTTACACAATAGAACCTTAGCTAAATTCGTCGCAAAAATAAGAGTTATGGAACTAAGCAGTCAGGAGTCAAGACGAGAGTCAAATAGTCAACTTCCAATATGATTCTTTCATTCCCTATCTCCTACATAGAACTATTTACATCATCCAAAAGGATGGACAGAAAAAAGAAGGTAAAACGAACACTGAATCCTCAGAAGCCAGAAACAGCTACTTGCTGGCTAACTCCCATGGATGGCTCCAAACCATTTCCATAGTGGCAAGGTCTCACCACAGAGCTCAAGAAAGCTCTCTCTACCTCTTCTGATGCGTTCCTTCTGAGCAAGCACATGACATAGTCCATTAGAGCTGCATCACAAGGCAGGGTTATCCTTCCATCGCTTGTGAAGCCAAACTCATCGTGAGACATCCTCAGGAGCTCCCCGATGATCGTCGTGCTGAGGTACGCCAATGGCACCTCAAACCGCCTCCCGTCAGCAGTGTACATGGCGCAGTGGCCCTTCACTGCCACTGACGTGCAGCACTCATCGACTTCTTTTGCTGAAGTCCACATGAGCCTCTTCCTCCTGATGGCTGCCACTCTTTGCCACTTCCTTATCATCTGAGAAAGTCTCTTGGCACTGACCATGGTTGTATCACCTTCTTTCTTGGCAGAAAGCTCAGAGTTTTGTGTCGAGTGCTAAGCTAGTGGTAGTGCTTTGCTTGTGGATGGAACCGGCGGTTCAGAGCTGATgtatttataggtggggggagaTATGCATGCAGCTTAAGTGCAGCTATCAAAGCGAGCTGGCAAGGGACAAGGCCATGAGCTTCGAACATGCAATGTTTAGAGGCTACCCCTTTGCTCTTTGGTGCCTGTTGGAGCCAATAGTGGTAGTGCTTGGGTGATTGGATATCACAATGTGCCGTCATACTGGCCTGCTCAATGGATCAGGGGCATGCTTCATGAGAACTACATGTAAGTTGGGTCCAACATGTGAACAGTGAGAGACAGTTCTGTGGGAAATGAGATATCAATTATTTAAAGATCTGGATATCGCCTGAGATTGAGATACATAGTCTGACGGTTTTCCACGCCCATTGTTTCTGAACAACCAGTTTTAATGTGTTTACTGTCCAAAGTCCAAACAAGTGAACAACTTGCCTGCCAATTTCATAAAATCTTTTGCTGGTTGTCTGTTTGATTAGTAGCATCTCATGTGAACTCCATTTGGTCGCTGCTTCTTACACTCCACAATATAGACCTACTGGACTACAACTAACTTGCTGTCATTTTATTTTTGGACTGAAAACTTATTGTCATTATTGAGTGGTAAGCAGTTCTACTGGACAATATTTCTCCGTTGAGACTTGAAGTAGTCGTATCTCTTTCTGAAAAATAGAAGGAAACCTGCTAAATCCATTGACCAAAGCAGAAACTTACACAACAACAAAAGAAAGACAAAACAAACAAAACAGAAGACGAGAGGTTCGTACTTCTTTCTGGACACTTGCTTAACAATGCCTAATCATCTAATTTTGAACTTATGCAAACGTCTTTCAAAGTTCAGCAATGAAGTCGGTCAGTCTACTGGCTGCCTGAGTCCTATCTAGAACATTTAGAGAAGTACGAACACCAAAGATGTGGATGTAAATAATCATGAGTAATTCAAGATTTTCAGCGAAAATATCACACTGATCTGCTAAGATGAGAAAATATGTATCTTCCTTGCATTCCTACAACTCTTATAATTTACATTCAACTGAACAAAACATTTATCACTAGCTACAAACAGCAAATTGCTGATTAAGTTTCACTGAAGCCACATAACTCGCACTGTGGCAAGGCCTTGCTATGGAGCTCAGGAACGCCTTCTCAACCTCTTCAGAGGCCTCTCTCCTAATCAAACACATCACATAGGCCATCACAGAGGCATCAAAAGGTAATTTGATCTTGCCATCACTAGAGAAGCCAAATTCCTCTTGAGACATCCTCAGGAGCTCACCGAAGACCATTGTGCCAAGGTACACCAAAGGGACCTCGAACCGTGATCCATCAACAGTGTACATGACACAGTGACCCCTGTCTGCAACAGAGGCAGTGCTGCAGCATCCGTCGGTGTCTGCAGTCTGCTGGCCACCAGCTGCCACcagcctctggcacttcttggcaAGCTGAGCAAGCTTCTTTGAATGGATCATGGTTGCTATGTGTTCTTGGCTAAAATGCACTTTGGCTCTGATGGTGTGATACACTTTTGCACAGATTGCTGTGTCGTTTGGAGATGTAGAAGTTGTGTTGCGCGGGTCATGGGTTTATAGTCAAAGGAGTGGGTCATGTGTAGCTACCAGAAAAGATGGTGGGGCGGGAGCTGCAGGAGACAAGGCCATGAGTGCTCCGCATGCAATGTTGCAGCTGCAGACAATGTGATAAATGATTTGATCAAATATTTTGGGGGATCAGATTTTTGGTTATCGGTGAGGGATGGAGCAAATACTTCTAGTTGGGTGATTGCTGCTCTACTGTAGTACTGATTCCTTCAACTGCTAGAGGCATTAAGCTAAAAAAATTATACAGGACCAGCCATCCATACCACCCTGTCTCAAGTGTGTTTTGGCATGAGAAGGCTGCCTGATGGGGATCATGGCTTGTGGGCATGCCTTATCCTTGGGGCCCTGATCAAGTTGGTATGCAACTCAGGCAACTTGCTACAATATCAAGAGGTATATTCTAGTTTGCATTTGCAGCACACCATGTGATCACTTCATTTGACACGCATTTTCTGGTCTGTGCTTTGCTGTGGGTAGTACCTGGTTCCAACTTACAACTGTGGCATCTGATTCTGACCAGTCCGATTCAACCCCTAAATGGGCTAAAATTCTAGGGGCGGTTATATGATTGAAATTTAAATAGGGCAATATAATGATGTATGATGTTGAAATGTTGTCCCATTGTGCGTATATAATTCAGCTTAGGTTTGCAGGACCAGACCTTCTAAAGCGGTACTCGAGAAAACACCCCCTATTAAAATGCAATCGCAAGTACATTCTTCTTTGGGACATACTGGGTCAGATTATCATTCTAATGGCGAGGCACATTCAGAAATCAATAAATAGGTGCATAAACATGAAAGCATTCTGAGGTAATGACAACTTACAAGTATTTCAGAAATGACTTCCAGTCCTCGGCAGATCTCCGGAATGCTGTGTCCTCATGCCAAATAATCTGCAGCCAATAGTTATACCAGGTTTAGCCATTTGAGCACAGCTCTGTATCAAGATATGTCAAATGATAGCTTACTAAGCATTCTACTGTGTTACCAGTGCATCATTATATGACTGAATCTTAATTTCTAGTGAGCAGAAGAGCAAAGGCAGAGGTCAGAAGCAATCATCCACAGTGATTTGAGAAATTAGGCAGTGTATTCCCAAGCAAACATCAAATAGCTGTACGACGTACTCCTTCTCGACTTCTCGTAAGAGAGTAACTGAAAAGAAATTGTTTGTGTCGCTACCCACTGCTCATGAGCCGGCATGACAGATTTGAAACCCTCACCGGAGTGTGAAGTGGAGGAGGTGGTCGAGCCATCACGCAGCGCACCTACGATGCGTAGACCAGAAACGTGCCCGACCCCACCGCCAATCGCCCAACGAAGGACCCACTGACATGTGCCGGGcgtgccggcggtggcggcgtcagTCTTCCAGGCAGTGGCAAGTGATCCAACATGAATGCATGTCCTACTATAAGTGTTCCTTGGCTCCATGGTGGTGCCATGCTACCATGCAGCTCCACCTGTGGGAGCCAACATGTTATTCTCTGCAGTTGCTAATTGTCATCATTTTCTGTACTTTTGTATGTAAAGTAGTTCGATGTTGGAAACAGGAAAGAGGATGCAAAGAATTTTAGTTTTGCAACCGATTAAGCAATCGAAAAAATAGTTAGAAACATTGTTCCTCCGGTGTATATATTTCTGCGGAGCTAAATGACTGGTTGCTTTTAGGACTTGAACAGAACAAGTCAACATATTCTTCTTTACAGCTACATGGCCTCAGACCCAGAAATTTACAAAGAAACGTTCAAGTGGGCAGGAGAAAGGTTCATGAACGAGCTTAAAAAACTGCCAAACAATAATACCCCTAATCTGATAAATCCGTCCAAATCGGTAATACTAATAGAACGCCCCGATCCAGTACATATAATTTTTTCTGTGACACTTTAGAATCTTACTATTATACCGGATCAGGGCGTTCTATTATACATCATGATGGAGTATTATCTTTGAATATACATAGAATAGATTAGTAGACTGGAACAGTAAGTAGTCTAATTAAAAAAAACATTGCATCCACTTAATTTCAATCAAGTCATAACCTGGTGCCGTCATGATGTATGATGTTAAAATGTTGGATATCATTCAGCTGAGTGTGCAGGATCAGATCCTCTGAAACAGTACACAAGAAGGACAATCCATATCAAAATGCAACCACAAGTACATCCTACGTTGAGACATTGTATTTCAGAATAGTCTATAGAAAAAGAAGAGTCTGAAATCAACTTAATACATGCGAAAACATGAAAGCATTCAGAGGTAATGGCAGCTTACAAGCATTGCGAGAATAACTTCAGTGTATCTTGGAAATGCCGCATCCCCATGTGAAATAACCTGCAGGCAATAGTTATACAAGATTTAGCCAACTGGTCATAATTTCTTAGTTTGCATTCAGTTTGTGCAAGGATCTGTCACATGATCACTCACACTGTATACTCTCTTGTGATTGTGCATCATGATACAAATTATTTGAGTGCTTGAGCACATCCTGGTAAAATATATAGGGTGGACCCTAAGATGGAGATATATAATCTGACAGTTGGTtatgcccataatgagttgttgcTGAACCAGCAGATTCAATAATCTCACACCACCTCTTTAGTTGATGGTCTGTTTCATTAGCAACATCTCATATGTGAACTCCAGTTCGCTTGTTGTTCTTACAGTTTCCTGTAAGATTTTATCAGGATTTCTTAGTTCTTTTTTTTAGTTTTAACCGCCTAAAATAAGGTTGGTGATCTGCAAGAGGTTCTAACAGTTATTGCAAAAGATAACTTTACATGACCATGATTCCATACCATTTTGCTAAACTAGTACCAAGTTCTGTTCAATTTTTGGTGTGCTTGCAAAAATCAGCATGCCAGACTCATCAAGTATAGTCTGAACTTCCTTGTCTTACACAATAGACCCTTTAGCTTAATTCGTTGCAGAAAGAACAGTTATGAAACTAAGCAGTCAGGAGTCAAGACGAGAGTCAAATGGTCAACTTGCCATATGATTCTTTCATTTCCTATCTCCTACATAGAACTATTCACATCATCCAAAAGGATGGACAGTAAAAAGAAGGTAAAACGAACACTGAATCCTCAGAAGCCAGAAACAGCTACTTGCTGGCTAACTCCCATGGATGGCTCCAAACCATTTCCATAGTGGCAAGGTCTCACCACAGAGCTCAAGAAAGCTCTCTCTACCTCTTCTGATGCGTTCCTTCTGAGCAAGCACATGACATAGTCCATTAGAGCTGCATCACAAGGCAGGGTTATCCTTCCATCGCTTGTGAAGCCAAACTCATCGTGAGACATCCTCAGGAGCTCCCCGATGATCGTCGTGCTGAGGTACGCCAATGGCACCTCAAACCGCCTCCCGTCAGCAGTGTACATGGCGCAGTGGCCCTTCACTGCCACTGACGTGCAGCACTCATCGACTTCTTTTGCTG encodes the following:
- the LOC123104704 gene encoding auxin-responsive protein SAUR36-like — translated: MIHSKKLAQLAKKCQRLVAAGGQQTADTDGCCSTASVADRGHCVMYTVDGSRFEVPLVYLGTMVFGELLRMSQEEFGFSSDGKIKLPFDASVMAYVMCLIRREASEEVEKAFLSSIARPCHSASYVASVKLNQQFAVCS
- the LOC123104697 gene encoding auxin-responsive protein SAUR36, with translation MVSAKRLSQMIRKWQRVAAIRRKRLMWTSAKEVDECCTSVAVKGHCAMYTADGRRFEVPLAYLSTTIIGELLRMSHDEFGFTSDGRITLPCDAALMDYVMCLLRRNASEEVERAFLSSVVRPCHYGNGLEPSMGVSQQVAVSGF
- the LOC123104698 gene encoding auxin-responsive protein SAUR36, coding for MVSAKRLSQMIRKWQRVAAIRRKRLMWTSAKEVDECCTSVAVKGHCAMYTADGRRFEVPLAYLSTTIIGELLRMSHDEFGFTSDGRITLPCDAALMDYVMCLLRRNASEEVERAFLSSVVRPCHYGNGLEPSMGVSQQVAVSGF